A genomic region of Trichothermofontia sichuanensis B231 contains the following coding sequences:
- a CDS encoding phospholipase D-like domain-containing protein, translated as MTLHQDMPDFQVQLVITAPEPYGAALAHRMKCRMTLGVLTQLLAQAKRSIVIAAPFMQAGYGLSSGSLADALQAALQRGVNVDVVGTGQGLQTLDTTWLSQNAQGRLRLFQPRENMADAQRLGSHAKFCVADGLSAYVGSANLTAPGLGRHLEMGLLVQGEVARQIEDFWIYALEIELFIPVT; from the coding sequence TTGACGCTTCATCAAGATATGCCAGATTTCCAAGTTCAACTCGTCATCACCGCCCCAGAACCCTATGGGGCAGCTTTAGCTCACCGGATGAAATGCCGGATGACGTTGGGAGTGCTGACTCAACTCCTGGCTCAGGCAAAACGATCAATCGTAATCGCTGCACCCTTTATGCAAGCTGGCTACGGGCTATCCAGTGGCAGCTTAGCCGATGCCCTGCAAGCAGCACTGCAAAGAGGTGTTAATGTCGATGTAGTCGGTACAGGTCAAGGCTTACAAACTCTCGATACCACTTGGTTAAGCCAAAACGCTCAGGGACGCTTACGCCTATTTCAGCCCAGGGAAAACATGGCAGATGCCCAACGCCTGGGTTCCCATGCCAAATTTTGTGTAGCAGATGGGCTGTCTGCTTATGTAGGCAGTGCTAACTTAACGGCTCCTGGATTGGGCAGACATCTAGAAATGGGGTTATTGGTTCAAGGTGAAGTCGCCCGACAAATTGAAGACTTTTGGATCTATGCTCTTGAAATTGAGTTGTTCATCCCGGTTACGTGA
- a CDS encoding Tse2 family ADP-ribosyltransferase toxin has protein sequence MAEENGKPKVGRSARLLGVRLGIDIDVVEMSKDWLDDQGYLRPEAERKATGDVVIVAVRNTKGMSTSLSIESLPAFRRPTAFGGMGRDPLWQIEDSKIDGDLEAVQDSATHVSIMPRVTMLLEKYETALANTQNDWERVS, from the coding sequence ATGGCAGAAGAAAACGGCAAACCTAAGGTGGGGCGTAGTGCTCGACTTTTGGGAGTCAGGCTTGGCATTGACATTGATGTGGTCGAGATGTCGAAAGATTGGCTGGATGACCAGGGATACTTGCGTCCCGAAGCAGAACGCAAAGCCACAGGGGATGTGGTGATTGTAGCCGTTAGAAACACAAAAGGGATGTCCACATCACTCTCGATCGAGAGCTTACCTGCCTTTCGCAGACCTACAGCTTTTGGAGGAATGGGGAGAGATCCCCTGTGGCAAATTGAAGATAGCAAAATCGATGGTGATCTTGAGGCTGTCCAAGACAGCGCAACACACGTTAGCATTATGCCAAGAGTCACGATGCTTTTGGAAAAGTACGAGACCGCATTGGCAAATACCCAAAATGACTGGGAGAGGGTTAGTTAA
- a CDS encoding DUF2442 domain-containing protein, protein MHGLVAEHHDCGLIAGGRGIHWPQLDEDISLKNIILGQPSGES, encoded by the coding sequence GTGCATGGTTTGGTTGCAGAACACCATGACTGTGGTTTGATCGCGGGTGGGAGGGGGATTCATTGGCCCCAATTAGATGAGGATATTAGCCTTAAGAATATCATCCTTGGACAACCCTCTGGCGAAAGCTAA
- a CDS encoding DUF433 domain-containing protein — protein MKLDRITSNPNRMNGQPCIRDSRLTVRRVLELLATYPDRQELLQEFPELEEEDIQQALIFATSYLDDRIIERPQSDETAA, from the coding sequence ATGAAATTAGACCGTATTACCAGCAATCCCAATCGGATGAATGGGCAACCCTGCATTCGCGACTCGCGTCTTACCGTGCGTCGGGTGCTTGAGTTGCTAGCTACTTACCCCGATCGTCAAGAGTTGCTTCAAGAGTTTCCCGAACTAGAAGAAGAAGATATCCAACAAGCCCTCATTTTTGCCACTTCCTACTTAGACGATCGCATTATCGAACGGCCTCAAAGTGATGAAACTGCTGCTTGA
- a CDS encoding DUF5615 family PIN-like protein, giving the protein MKLLLDQGLPRSAATLLTEAGIDTIHVAGIGLSAADDTDILQRARNDERIVVTLDADFHALLALSAATTPSVIRIRIERLRAQILANLLLSVVGEFAEDLKQGAIMTVEPSRIRLRHLPLVKER; this is encoded by the coding sequence ATGAAACTGCTGCTTGATCAGGGCTTGCCACGTTCTGCGGCGACTTTGCTCACTGAGGCTGGTATCGATACAATTCATGTTGCCGGTATTGGTCTATCGGCGGCGGATGATACCGACATTCTTCAGAGAGCGAGGAATGATGAACGCATAGTGGTGACTCTTGATGCTGACTTCCATGCTTTACTAGCTTTGAGCGCCGCGACTACTCCTTCTGTCATTCGCATCCGCATTGAAAGATTGCGTGCTCAAATATTAGCCAACCTGCTTTTAAGCGTTGTTGGGGAGTTTGCCGAGGATCTAAAACAAGGGGCTATTATGACAGTTGAACCGAGTCGAATTCGTCTGCGCCATCTGCCGTTGGTCAAGGAAAGATAA
- a CDS encoding IS5 family transposase (programmed frameshift), with translation MSRLPKVAPAQRQPYPSDLSDAEWTVLAPLLPAPKGFGHPRTVDLREILNAIFYVQRSGCQWEMLPHDLPPYPTVYGYFRKWQRQGIWAALHDQLRQQLRQKLGREPESSVAIADSQSVKTAGKKGAVYGYDGGKKVKGRKRHIVVDAQGLVIGMLVSEANASERLGAVVVLHEAQPKLSRLEVVWVDQGYSGENFARAVQQVCGESVRVEVIERQSSGFEILPKRWIVERTFGWFNWFRRLSKDYELYTSMSEAMLYGALIRLMTGRLAA, from the exons ATGAGTCGCCTGCCTAAAGTTGCCCCAGCCCAGCGTCAACCCTATCCCAGTGACTTGAGCGATGCCGAGTGGACCGTACTGGCCCCGCTCTTACCGGCACCAAAAGGTTTTGGTCATCCCCGGACAGTCGATTTACGCGAGATTCTCAATGCCATTTTCTATGTTCAGCGCAGCGGCTGCCAATGGGAGATGTTGCCCCATGACTTGCCACCGTATCCAACGGTTTATGGCTATTTTCGCAAATGGCAACGTCAAGGTATCTGGGCGGCGCTCCATGACCAATTGCGCCAGCAACTGCGCCAAAAGTTGGGTCGGGAGCCAGAATCCAGTGTGGCCATTGCTGATTCCCAGTCCGTGAAGACGGCGG GAAAAAAGGGGGCGGTTTACGGTTATGACGGTGGCAAAAAGGTTAAAGGCCGTAAACGCCATATCGTCGTAGACGCGCAGGGTTTGGTCATTGGGATGTTAGTGAGTGAGGCCAACGCTTCTGAGCGCTTAGGGGCGGTGGTGGTTCTGCATGAAGCCCAGCCTAAATTGAGTCGCCTCGAGGTCGTGTGGGTCGACCAAGGTTACTCCGGTGAGAACTTCGCACGAGCAGTGCAGCAAGTGTGTGGCGAGTCGGTGCGGGTGGAGGTGATTGAGCGACAATCGTCGGGGTTTGAGATTTTGCCGAAGCGCTGGATCGTAGAACGCACCTTTGGTTGGTTCAATTGGTTTCGACGTTTGAGCAAGGACTATGAACTGTACACCAGCATGAGTGAAGCGATGCTTTACGGCGCGCTCATCCGGCTCATGACGGGGCGACTGGCTGCTTAA
- a CDS encoding IS1 family transposase (programmed frameshift) — protein MAECCVKCGHPHVVKNGFVAGRQRFKCKSCHYQFTTEKLERGKPLWMKLEAVLLYISGLSLNAIAENLDVSAQAVLNWVRDFARANIEKPEPGKVVVVELDEFWHFVEFKKNRIWIWKAYDRDHGQLIDWELGNRDCETVERLLERLAQWQVTVYCTDGWQGFESLLDEHPDAYHVATKTETKAIERNNSDHRHWFARFKRKSKVVSKSLEMVDLTMALFAKFRVNGNIELLRNWRLSLLT, from the exons ATGGCAGAGTGTTGCGTCAAGTGTGGTCACCCGCATGTGGTCAAGAATGGCTTCGTAGCTGGACGCCAACGCTTCAAGTGTAAGTCCTGTCACTACCAGTTCACAACTGAGAAGCTAGAGCGAGGTAAACCCCTATGGATGAAGTTAGAAGCGGTTCTACTCTATATTAGTGGTCTGTCCCTGAATGCCATTGCTGAGAACTTGGATGTATCGGCTCAGGCGGTGTTGAACTGGGTTCGCGACTTTGCTAGGGCCAATATTGAGAAGCCGGAACCGGGCAAAGTGGTTGTCGTGGAGTTAGATGAGTTCTGGCATTTCGTCGAGT TCAAAAAAAACCGAATATGGATCTGGAAAGCGTATGACCGTGATCATGGGCAACTTATTGACTGGGAATTGGGAAATCGTGATTGTGAGACTGTAGAGAGACTGCTGGAACGCTTAGCACAGTGGCAAGTTACGGTTTACTGCACCGATGGTTGGCAGGGCTTTGAATCCCTGCTGGACGAGCATCCGGATGCTTATCATGTCGCAACTAAGACTGAAACGAAGGCGATCGAACGGAACAACTCAGATCACCGTCATTGGTTTGCTCGCTTTAAGCGGAAAAGCAAGGTTGTCTCCAAAAGTCTGGAAATGGTCGATCTGACAATGGCACTATTTGCAAAGTTTCGCGTCAATGGCAATATTGAGTTACTGCGAAATTGGAGGCTATCATTACTTACTTGA
- a CDS encoding transposase: protein MRSVCKRLNVRGIKVKISTFSKASKNRDPRILYDLFLALKWELHKKHKTEAAKLTLFPLDSTIVSLTSKLLWAQGIHQVKLFSGLDLMTNMPGGIVIHFGQGHDSKYGDETLDAVPDNGVGVMDRGFFRLARIRDLLKQANRYFIIRIKNNVSLQMLEDGKFLIGTGKEQVEARVVAFCNLESQTELFWEFLKMHLKLQYFLVW from the coding sequence ATGAGGAGCGTCTGCAAGCGCTTAAATGTTCGTGGCATCAAGGTCAAGATTTCTACTTTCTCTAAAGCCAGTAAGAACCGGGATCCTCGGATACTTTATGATCTATTTTTGGCACTGAAGTGGGAACTCCACAAAAAGCATAAGACTGAAGCGGCGAAGCTGACTTTATTTCCTCTGGATTCAACGATTGTTAGTTTGACGAGCAAGTTGCTTTGGGCGCAGGGCATTCACCAAGTCAAGTTGTTTAGTGGTTTAGATTTAATGACAAATATGCCAGGGGGTATTGTCATCCACTTTGGTCAAGGTCATGACAGTAAATATGGGGATGAAACGCTCGATGCAGTGCCTGATAATGGTGTCGGGGTAATGGATCGGGGCTTTTTTAGGCTAGCTCGAATTCGCGATTTACTGAAGCAAGCAAATCGCTACTTTATCATCAGGATCAAGAATAATGTTAGTCTCCAGATGCTAGAGGATGGCAAGTTTTTGATTGGTACGGGTAAGGAGCAAGTTGAGGCACGGGTTGTCGCCTTTTGTAATTTAGAATCGCAAACAGAATTATTCTGGGAATTTTTGAAGATGCATCTGAAACTACAGTATTTCCTAGTCTGGTGA